From Spartobacteria bacterium, a single genomic window includes:
- the nifU gene encoding Fe-S cluster assembly protein NifU translates to MWDYTETVKDHFLHPRNVGEIEDADGVGMEGSLACGDALKISFKLDDEGRIADVKFKTFGCASAIASASILTEMVKGLTIEEAAHVSNSQIVTKLGGLPDQKLHCSVMGEEALKAAICNFKTGKHATRKTPVGRIICNCFGVTENDIESAVRDHHLTAVDQIGDLTKAGTACGSCKDDIKDIIDRVLKEMKNEEGKPAMTNLEKIEKIKSVIESTIRPALQQDGGDIRLIDVEANTVKVELQGACSGCPMAAMTLKGFVEEQIKQLVDPALVIEAVR, encoded by the coding sequence ATGTGGGATTATACGGAGACTGTAAAAGATCACTTTCTGCATCCGCGAAATGTGGGTGAAATTGAAGACGCCGACGGTGTCGGCATGGAAGGATCATTGGCTTGTGGCGACGCACTTAAGATTTCTTTCAAATTGGATGACGAAGGAAGGATCGCTGACGTAAAATTTAAAACATTCGGCTGCGCCAGCGCCATTGCATCCGCGTCCATTCTAACTGAAATGGTCAAAGGACTGACTATTGAAGAAGCGGCGCACGTCAGCAACAGCCAGATTGTGACGAAACTGGGCGGCCTGCCTGACCAGAAACTTCATTGTTCTGTGATGGGTGAAGAAGCACTAAAAGCCGCTATCTGCAATTTTAAAACAGGAAAACATGCCACTCGGAAAACGCCTGTGGGCCGTATTATCTGCAATTGCTTCGGTGTTACAGAAAACGATATTGAATCAGCAGTTCGTGATCATCACTTAACGGCTGTTGACCAAATCGGAGACCTGACGAAAGCCGGCACCGCCTGTGGTTCCTGTAAGGATGATATTAAAGACATTATCGATCGAGTATTAAAAGAAATGAAAAATGAAGAGGGAAAACCAGCTATGACCAATCTTGAAAAAATTGAAAAAATTAAATCTGTTATTGAATCCACCATTCGTCCCGCACTGCAGCAGGATGGGGGTGATATCCGCCTGATTGATGTCGAAGCCAACACCGTCAAAGTGGAATTGCAGGGAGCTTGCTCCGGCTGTCCTATGGCGGCCATGACGTTAAAGGG